Genomic DNA from Salvia miltiorrhiza cultivar Shanhuang (shh) chromosome 1, IMPLAD_Smil_shh, whole genome shotgun sequence:
taattaaagaaataatttatatataaactatttcatatgttatagtaataaaaataattataaataatgacataaaataattcccgtcgaatttcgacgggttagacGCTAGTTTATCTAATCAATTTAACATTGTGATTTAGACCATTTCCAAAAAAATGAGGAGGAAAGACGTTGggatttagacaaatttgttcCCCATTGAAATCAATATAATTTGTCATAGGAAGTTGGCTTTGCCATGGACTCGGGTTTGCAGATGTGTGTCGTGTAGTAGTGTGCTTCTTCAATAAGGTTGTttgtgtcacgaccggccttaattaaggataattaatccgggaaaaccatgactggggaagggaaattaagaagcgggtttagaaagggatgcataaaagaatactcaaagagcttgaatacgcgtgtaatattccttaaaaaggaaaaaggcatagttcgcataaaaagggtactcaaagaacttgtattcgcgttatattccttaaaaggaaaaaggcatcgttaggggcttggctaaaacattatcagagtttgcaacggaaggcgtaactgaaataatcagtgtttacagcggaatgcataactgagatacatgtatgaagacatgtatcctttctgagcctactttaagttcgacaaaaactccactcagcaacaacacttcatcgcccatcacagctcaacctgcacaaacataaacatcgaagggctaagtacaagagtacttagtgggcagttgccaagcatataacataacatcattaacaatttcacaatatcgcataagaggcatgagtttctttcatatcatttgctcattaaacatttccaaattcataaatagcataagggcattcttcatcatcaatcttcattaacaaacatcgtgtcgtggagaaggccttccccaacgaacacgggcatcgcgccgtgaagggggcctccctcagcggtcacggcatcgtactattgagggaggcctcccccaatagacgctggcatactggcatactggcatcgcgccgcgagagagacctctctcagcggacacgggcatcgcgccgtgaggaaggccctcctcagcggacacggcatcgtactgttgagggaggcctcccccaacagacgcaagcatcaaacataagcataaacttatcagcgtaaagcattcaagcgtaaataagcgtaatcatttaatgtgcatcataataaagcttaactcatttaagcgtaataaagcataccatacttgaagatccaatttgcattttaaagcataacacttgcatagcattttatttacgcgtaagaaattgcccacctgatagcaagattttgctaaggtactgatTCCTtgagtagttcttactctcgcgcttgaccttaatcacgagaatgtaaaataagacattggttcgaggaaaattctcaattaatgagaaagcgtaatttaactatgcatgaatcttgtatgcatgaactaatcttctaagcgataatcgggaattctactattaatcctcgttaatagatttagctaattctcgtctaacgcggtcgaataaagctgtgattcttccttcctcatcggaatattttaactcgtaaaataaaataatctcgCTCTTGTATTCGATAAATAGAAGGAACTGACTCGGTTCATCCCATAAGTAACCCCGTAAGAATTTATCGGGCTTGACAGTAGAATATAATTACTAGtgtaacttcaattaattaatggctCAAAATAAGGTAGccgattaattaaataaaatagtggctttaatgaaataaaaagtaatggcttgctttaaagtctgaagtccaaaaacaatatttaataaactgggcggctcattactgataaataattgggctccatcaaaaattgatactgctaggcttagctcaaaggagtaacttcagctcaagctttaaaagaattaaagcccaacttaaaagtcttcgacccaaaacaattaaaataggggtccaaataataattaatgtggactgaaaagaattaatcttagcccaaaaaggcaatttaattggcccaaatgatgaattaaactggcccaacgaaatataaatgggactagaataatagctCATCataaatatgcatcagcccaattccttaaattaatcgagcccaacttaaaataattcggcccacaataaattaaaagggAAAGCCCAATATATGCTAGCCCATGTGAAATTAAGGGATATGGTTCTGGGCCCAAATTAATGGGATAACAAACAGCccatctaaaaaaaatactccaaaatcggcccaagcaaaggaaataaacttaagcccaaacaatttaaaataaatgaagcccaaagaattaaatgaatcaagcccactctctctctctcttctcaaaacTCTCGGTCCTTTCTCTCTTCAAGGAGCTGATGCCCTCTTCTTCTCAAGATCGGCGCTCGGCCACCTCTCAAATCCGGCCGGCTTCCTCTTCCTCGGCCGTCCAGCCGTCGTCTGCTTCGGTTGGCTTCGACCGGCGACGAGTCTAACCCCGACGCCGTTCTCTCTCTGTTCTTCTCTCTTGCTGGCAGTTCATCCGAGGTGAGAGGGCGTGCCCTAGGTCCTTCCTGACATCGCAATCGCCGCTGCAATTCCCGGCGAACCGCCTGCGTCTCGTTCGTTCTCCTGCGTCGGACTCTCCTCTCCGCAGATCCCAATTCGAGCCCTAATCGTCAAATATCAGGTCGCCGCTGCACCGCGTCTCCGTCAGAATCTGATGGCTGGTCGCCGTTCTAGTGCTGCTCCGGCCTGGAGTCGGTCGGCCTCGCTCACCTTCTCCTCCCCTCGTTTCATCTTTCAACATATCCGCAACCGAGATTCAAGCTTCCTATTCTGAGAATTCAGCCCGCCTCTACTGCCTCTTCTCCGCAATCGTTGAGTGAAGTTGTTGCTGTTGTCGCGCTGAGGTTATGCGTGACAGTAGGCCTTCTAATTTCACCGTCGACGCTGTCCGAATTTCCAGAAAGAAATGGATCGCCGCTGCAGAGCAGCCGCTGCTCGGCTCGGTACCGGTCAGCTTCGTTCGCCCCTGCCCCTACCGTCGTTGTCTTAGTCTCAAACCGACCGAGGCAGTCAGCCCGCTTTTCCTAAGGCTAAGTCGAACTCGCCTCTCCCCTATTTCTATCGGGTTTTGTTTTTAAACGAAATAAGGCAAGGACAAGGTGTAAACTATCTTTGTTTTGCATAATACATAGTATGCTCGTTTTAAAACTACGTATGAACTGATTTCTGATCGTGTGTCTTGCTAAGTTCATAAGCATATATACTCGTTCTAAACTTTGTATCATTTACCAAATCATGTATGTTGGAAGAAATGCAAATGGATTGAATGAGCTGAGCCTAGTGTTTACCTCTTATGAAAATAAGTTGATTTCTCCAGATGATGGGTGGGAGTGAGTTGCTGTAAATTGATGTTTGTGATGGTGTTCGACTATGCAAGAAATTCTCTGTTATAACATGGCTGCAGATATAAGGGAATGTTGGATGCATTCTTGCGTGTGGTGGGGAAGGAAGTAAGTGGAAAGTTTGGTGGAGtggagttggtggagtggaAAAGGGTGGTGGCTCAGTTGGCTAGTGCATAGGTCTCATAGATTTTTGTTAAGTGGAGTTGGTGGTTGATAATATAATTAGACAGTGGAAGATCGATTGTCTTAATCATGATCTTCCTCCTAAAGCCAGCAAATTCGAGAGTTGAATGTATGATTTTCTGGTGCAATCAAGGACTAAAGTCGTTTCCACAATAAAATACAATTCTAGCAAATGTGAAAATCAAAAGGCTACTCTTCCAAGTAGCGGAAATGGCTGATGGAAAACAGCGATGGTAATTATGCGTGTATAGTGTGATGTCCtaattgtaaataataataaatctttgTGTCTTGGTTACTCAGTGCATCTGTTATTTAATcgcgtgtttgcaatcaaatactggcttctgctcattattcgtgtataaattaaatacgtagatttaattcactttaCAAGCCATTAAtatctagattaaatccgtagatttaatctgcgttgcagtcggaataatttctcgacttcaagtagcactaataatataactgcttctgtttttcgattaataaataacatgactttgctaagtcagttataacttgaataattattgaatggctcaataatccttgtcgcgtttttctcatacttataaaagtataaagctaaaataataacttcgtttctgataaaaaaaaatcaggaccataaactggattcatttataaaaatttgcatttactagttttaatcataaataaaagagcgggctactacatactacccctcttaacaaaaatttcgtcccgaaatttgcatatctctgctaaaacagttcggggtatttttccttcatcttgtcttcaagttcccgCGTAACTTCTCTTGTCTGCGGTGTttccataagattttcactgatgtgattgaggctgatttcgcaagtgtccacgtattgctggcaagggggtgtgggtgttcccaattgctgaacctcgttgtctgttggggcattgcgtggagtagtgacctttttggccacaattgtaacaaccgttagttccagcccgacagatacccctatgcatcttaccgcaatttgggcaaggtgaaattcctttCTGACCTTGGTTACCTCCAGTTGGCTCGAGATTAGTTTGTGCCTCgtaccttggttgaataaactgttcggcccgttccttttcttgccacactttcttactggtctgattgatattgtcttcgttgttgtcccacttgtgcttccctttgagagtatgtgaggctCCTGGTGGATCGTTTGGCGTTGAGATCAATGGTGGGGCTGACTTGTctgacggcattgcagcttcaatgtcaagtgccctgttcagagactccgtgtatgagagtcctccgtggcttgctagaaCCATCCTAATTTCGTACcgtagaccggcacaaaatttctctgccatcttctcatctgtgtccacttgttgcggagcaaacctagacaggttgcagaattccttgtcgtattcaaccacagatttatttccttgcttcaactcgtagaactcagcttctttcttcttcctatagcttttcggaatatatttatcatataatcccgtcttaaaatcttcccaagtataacttgcccattgttcaggtgtcagaatttttcgacgtgcttcccaccagaagtcagctgatcctgttagttggaaagagacgcaagataggcgctcctcatcagtacaacgtagaaagttgaaaatgcgttccattgcacgcacccaaatctcagcttcagccggttcactcgttccgtcaaacgtaggtggattttgccttaaaaagagttcttcgactctcctagtcggaggcggaggggatgggttatgtcctcgagcatcttgtggttcttcgggtacagcgttacggtttctgcgattgttattgtttttcgcagggcgtcctctcttaggcggcattctgatagcaaagatgtgccaattagtacactctagcataatctaatacaagcctcaaaagaattcttgtaaatgTCAACTTaatataacttgtaaacaagtcatgactccAATGACATCATTgatcattgatgtagtaagctttaagggtccttagcatctcaaatcTATGAGTCATAACAATCCTTAAGCATATATTATCACATCATCTAAACtggatacttaagcataagtcatggagatttatagtgGCTATAATATCATCAGCTTAAGAAAATTTTttctatacgtatcacttatcttgcttccttcactatagccaccaaaagatacaatctaatttttttctatgtttgcttctatgttctgtcgtagtgtgatctcatatcttaatagctctatgttcatagggattcattccataggcatacttaatcgcgcttgcgtaaatcatttcattcaataacaacataacatagttattaacagttactcactttgctattacgataattttcactttttgtaaacattaactcaaaacttggaagagcataccattctgcttcgttgagtgtgatacgatgaagtgctgagctttgtcgattgaactctagacactttagtgatccattctaagtttggcttaaataaactcttaggctcagagcaaacgaactgctctgataccactctgtcacgaccggccttaattaaggataattaatccgggaaaaccatgactggggaagggaaattaagaagcgggtttagaaagggatgcataaaagaatactcaaagagcttgaatacgcgtgtaatattccttaaaaaggaaaaaggcatagttcgcataaaaagggtactcaaagaacttgtattcgcgttatattccttaaaaggaaaaaggcatcgttaggggcttggctaaaacattatcagagtttgcaacggaaggcgtaactgaaataatcagtgtttacagcggaatgcataactgagatacatgtatgaagacatgtatcctttctgagcctactttaagttcgacaaaaactccactcagcaacaacacttcatcgcccatcacagctcaacctgcacaaacataaacatcgaagggctaagtacaagagtacttagtgggcagttgccaagcatataacataacatcattaacaatttcacaatatcgcataagaggcatgagtttctttcatatcatttgctcattaaacatttccaaattcataaatagcataagggcattcttcatcatcaatcttcattaacaaacatcgtgtcgtggagaaggccttccccaacgaacacgggcatcgcgccgtgaagggggcctccctcagcggtcacggcatcgtactattgagggaggcctcccccaatagacgctggcatactggcatactggcatcgcgccgcgagagagacctctctcagcggacacgggcatcgcgccgtgaggaaggccctcctcagcggacacggcatcgtactgttgagggaggcctcccccaacagacgcaagcatcaaacataagcataaacttatcagcgtaaagcattcaagcgtaaataagcgtaatcatttaatgtgcatcataataaagcttaactcatttaagcgtaataaagcataccatacttgaagatccaatttgcattttaaagcataacacttgcatagcattttatttacgcgtaagaaattgcccacctgatagcaagattttgctaaggtactgatTCCTtgagtagttcttactctcgcgcttgaccttaatcacgagaatgtaaaataagacattggttcgaggaaaattctcaattaatgagaaagcgtaatttaactatgcatgaatcttgtatgcatgaactaatcttctaagcgataatcgggaattctactattaatcctcgttaatagatttagctaattctcgtctaacgcggtcgaataaagctgtgattcttccttcctcatcggaatattttaactcgtaaaataaaataatctcgCTCTTGTATTCGATAAATAGAAGGAACTGACTCGGTTCATCCCATAAGTAACCCCGTAAGAATTTATCGGGCTTGACAGTAGAATATAATTACTAGtgtaacttcaattaattaatggctCAAAATAAGGTAGccgattaattaaataaaatagtggctttaatgaaataaaaagtaatggcttgctttaaagtctgaagtccaaaaacaatatttaataaactgggcggctcattactgataaataattgggctccatcaaaaattgatactgctaggcttagctcaaaggagtaacttcagctcaagctttaaaagaattaaagcccaacttaaaagtcttcgacccaaaacaattaaaataggggtccaaataataattaatgtggactgaaaagaattaatcttagcccaaaaaggcaatttaattggcccaaatgatgaattaa
This window encodes:
- the LOC131016778 gene encoding uncharacterized protein LOC131016778, giving the protein MPPKRGRPAKNNNNRRNRNAVPEEPQDARGHNPSPPPPTRRVEELFLRQNPPTFDGTSEPAEAEIWVRAMERIFNFLRCTDEERLSCVSFQLTGSADFWWEARRKILTPEQWASYTWEDFKTGLYDKYIPKSYRKKKEAEFYELKQGNKSVVEYDKEFCNLSRFAPQQVDTDEKMAEKFCAGLRYEIRMVLASHGGLSYTESLNRALDIEAAMPSDKSAPPLISTPNDPPGASHTLKGKHKWDNNEDNINQTSKKVWQEKERAEQFIQPRYEAQTNLEPTGGNQGQKGISPCPNCGKMHRGICRAGTNGCYNCGQKGHYSTQCPNRQRGSAIGNTHTPLPAIRGHLRNQPQSHQ